In Leuconostoc kimchii IMSNU 11154, the DNA window AGCGCTGTTTGAGCCAGTCATCTTAACAAATATTACAAAAGAAAATCCAGCCTTTTATCAAGAATTTTTTGGTCCAGTCGGTGAAATTTTTAAAGTAAAGGATGAGGCAGAAGCGATTGCATTAGCTAATGACTCTCACTATGGATTGAGTGGTGTTGTCTTTGGTGCTGATGCAGAACATGCTGCTGAGGTTGCTGCCCAAATTGAGACGGGTGTTGTCTTTGTTAATAGTTTTGGTGGGACATTACCAGAATTACCATTTGGTGGCGTTAAAAACTCTGGTTACGGTCGTGAATTAGGTGATCTTGGTATCGACACATTTGTCAATAAAGAAACGATTGTTACAAAACACGAACCAATTGATCTTAACAATGCTTTTGGTGGCTTTGTTTAAAAGATAATAAAACAACTGATGATTTGATATTCCATTATAATTGTGATGGATATCAGATCGCCAGTTGTTTTTGTGTTCATAGTTTTTTATTTTGTATCACTCGTGAATTATTTTTAAGGTCAAGCTTTTTAATGCGTCGCTTTAGCGTTGAAATACTAATGCCTGTTTGCGCAGATACTCGTTTATATGTGATATCTTGGCAGTGCATATTGTAAGCGTTGATGATTTCTGTGTCAGTATATTGTTCTCTTCTACCTTCCTTAAAGTTAGGATTATGCATACGAGCATAGGCTTTGCCCTCCTGGGTTCTGGTGACAATAAGATCGCGTTCGAATTGCGCAAACGCAGAAAATATTGTAAAAATTAACTTACCAGTGGGACTTTCATCGATTAGACCTAAATTCAAGATGTGAATAGCAACATGACGATCAAATAAGGTTTGCATAACTTCAAGAGCTTCATGCGTATTCCTAGCAAAACGATCTAATTTAGTTACGACCAATACATCTTTTGCTCGAAGATCTTTTAATAATTTATCAAATACTGGTCGATTAGTTGTTGTGCCAGTATATTTTTCTGTATAAATTTTTTCAATACCTGATTGTTTTAATGCTTCAATTTGGGTTTCTAAGTGTTGTCCCTCTGTGCTCACACGAGCGTATCCGTATTTCATGTAAGTGTCTCCTTAATTATAAATTGAGGATTATCTGCATTTAAATATACAATATAAAAGCTCGCAACTTGAAAGATGTAATCCCTAATTTTATGTACTTTAATGATTATATTTTTGACTTAAATTAATTGAAAATTAAGGTAAATGAACTTTAAAATTATTTATATGATATAATTATCCTGTTATTGAAAAAAGCTCGCATCTTTCAAGTTGTGATACTTTTTAAATTATACCGTGAACATGCCTTAAAAAGTTGTCCACTTTGATAATTATATGAGTGGTTTATAGAAGGGGGAAGAATGGGAAGAAATAGTCATAATGTTAGAAATAAGGTCATTGCTCGTTCTATTATTCAATTTTTTTTGATATTATCATTAATTGCCACTGAATTTACTGTACCTATTACGACTGCCTTTGCTGATAGTAATATAACGCCACAATATACGAATGACAACAAAGGTGTATATCCTACTAACTCTTGGACCATTCCAGGTCAAAATACGGTAATAAATCATCAAGGTGGAGATGCGAGTAATGGCTGGGACAAGAATAGCAGTTGGAGTGGGGATTCATCTGATACATCAAAATCATATTTGAAATTTGGTACCGACACTAGTAATCCGGATTATCAAATTCGGAAGTATGCTAAAGAAACATCAACACCAGGGTTATATGATGTCTACTTGAATGCCAAAGGTAATGAAGTTAAGAATATTAAACCGATCGATATTGTGTTAGTTGTTGACATGTCTGGATCAATGAACTCATCCGTAAACGGTGGAAACGACCGAGTTGGTGCGGCTCGTCAAGGTGTTAAAAACTTCTTAAAGACTATTAACGATGCGGGAATTGGTAAGTATGTTAATGTCGGTGTAGTTGGCTTTTCAAGTCCAGGGTATATAAGTAGTTCAGGAACGTTATCTGAAAATATTGATGCATCTGATAATCAGGCACATATAACGAGAATTAATAATTTATTAGCTAACGACTTTAAAGGTGGAACTTTCACACAATTAGGAATTCGTACCGGTCAAAGCATGCTTGCTGGTGATAGCAATGATCATAAGAAAATGATGATCTTGTTAACTGATGGAGTGCCTACATTTTCATACAAGGTTACTGGGGCAACGACTATTAATGGAACAGATTATGGGACGGCATTCGGTACAAATCGAGACGAACCAAGATTTACTTCTCAGTTATGGAAAGCAAGTGGAAATAGTAGAACACCCTCATCGTATACTGTTTCTGGGAAAACTATTAAGGACACTTGGCCAGCAACATTAGGTGAATCATTAATTGCAAAAAGCCAGAGTACCGAATTACATGCATTGGGCATTCAGTTATCCAAAGATGTAGGTTATACAAATAATAATAGCTATACATACTTAACTGATAGCCAAGTACGTGATCGGATGAAGCTATTGGCCTCTCCTGGTCTTTATCAAGATGCTAACAGTGCATCTGATGTGGAAACGTATTTGAAAAACCAAGCAAAAGATGTTCTGAGTCAATTCAACACGGTCAACCAAGGAAGTATTTCAGATCCGTTAGGTTCTCAATTTATTTATGGAGATGACACGCCGACGGTTAAGAGTGTAGGAAGTAGTGTTGTTCAGAATTTACCAACAGTTACCAAATCAAACGGAAGT includes these proteins:
- a CDS encoding SpaA isopeptide-forming pilin-related protein, producing the protein MGRNSHNVRNKVIARSIIQFFLILSLIATEFTVPITTAFADSNITPQYTNDNKGVYPTNSWTIPGQNTVINHQGGDASNGWDKNSSWSGDSSDTSKSYLKFGTDTSNPDYQIRKYAKETSTPGLYDVYLNAKGNEVKNIKPIDIVLVVDMSGSMNSSVNGGNDRVGAARQGVKNFLKTINDAGIGKYVNVGVVGFSSPGYISSSGTLSENIDASDNQAHITRINNLLANDFKGGTFTQLGIRTGQSMLAGDSNDHKKMMILLTDGVPTFSYKVTGATTINGTDYGTAFGTNRDEPRFTSQLWKASGNSRTPSSYTVSGKTIKDTWPATLGESLIAKSQSTELHALGIQLSKDVGYTNNNSYTYLTDSQVRDRMKLLASPGLYQDANSASDVETYLKNQAKDVLSQFNTVNQGSISDPLGSQFIYGDDTPTVKSVGSSVVQNLPTVTKSNGSISVSNINLGKDQEIQIHYQVHLNTESDNFKPDYWYQMNGKTTFTPTKDSNAVEFGVPSAKAPGTELKVIKQWQELTDSSKRPDSINFEVTRTTNNQSNDWRATGTLSKSDNWSKTFKQLNRNNQSVSLPAYDNKGGTFNYQVLNESTDGYVSSITNKINESTITNTQYGLIIDKYASNSKNKLTGAEFIVKSTDGKQSYTLKDNQLQQLTPGDYTIQETKSPSGYQLDSTVYPITLSQDGKWSSSGQGINVKSPTTDGNGYKDGFSIATDKSNNTDKNNVVRFVKNDTFKKFNLTVNKVDKTTGNALKGAKFTLTDSDGKTSVYKETDPTSTFTFENLSSGTYTLKESKAPDGYIASKDVTIIISDDGSVKVTNNNGDWKSTLQNDAGNNQISLTVNNSNKTVFPSTGGTGIVRYMLIAGAFILIALGASGYYIFRIKRGNRS
- a CDS encoding recombinase family protein produces the protein MKYGYARVSTEGQHLETQIEALKQSGIEKIYTEKYTGTTTNRPVFDKLLKDLRAKDVLVVTKLDRFARNTHEALEVMQTLFDRHVAIHILNLGLIDESPTGKLIFTIFSAFAQFERDLIVTRTQEGKAYARMHNPNFKEGRREQYTDTEIINAYNMHCQDITYKRVSAQTGISISTLKRRIKKLDLKNNSRVIQNKKL